A portion of the Intestinibacillus sp. Marseille-P6563 genome contains these proteins:
- the fmt gene encoding methionyl-tRNA formyltransferase, whose protein sequence is MRILFMGTPDFAVPSLARLIDDGHEIVGVLTQPDKPQGRKMKLTPPPIKVLAQEHGLPVHQPQTLKDGAIADLLEQTQPELIVVVAYGKILPAYVLDFPPHGCINVHGSLLPRWRGAAPIQWSVIAGDKYAGVTTMQMAQGLDTGDMLLTYRTEIGARETAGELFDRLAQAGADLLHDTIEQLDQITPQPQEESAACYASMLDKDMARIDWSKSEREIDCLIRGLNPWPVALTELSGARMKVFAAEMESAKGRPGEVLEADAKKGLLVACGEGALRLTEIQMVGGKRMRAQDYLRGHAIEIGTVLGV, encoded by the coding sequence ATGAGAATCCTATTCATGGGCACGCCCGATTTCGCGGTGCCGAGTTTGGCCCGTCTCATAGACGATGGCCACGAGATTGTCGGCGTTTTGACCCAACCGGATAAGCCGCAGGGCCGCAAAATGAAACTCACCCCGCCGCCGATCAAGGTGCTCGCGCAGGAACATGGCCTACCGGTTCATCAGCCGCAGACCCTAAAAGACGGGGCGATTGCCGACTTGCTCGAGCAGACGCAGCCGGAACTCATTGTTGTTGTGGCGTATGGCAAGATTTTGCCCGCGTATGTGCTGGATTTTCCGCCGCATGGGTGCATCAATGTGCATGGTTCGCTCCTGCCACGCTGGCGAGGGGCGGCGCCCATCCAGTGGTCGGTCATCGCAGGCGATAAGTATGCCGGCGTTACCACGATGCAGATGGCGCAGGGGCTGGATACCGGTGATATGCTGCTGACCTATCGCACCGAGATCGGTGCGCGCGAAACGGCCGGGGAGTTGTTTGACCGGCTGGCACAGGCGGGCGCAGACTTGCTGCACGATACGATCGAGCAGCTCGATCAGATCACACCGCAGCCGCAGGAGGAAAGTGCAGCCTGCTATGCGTCCATGCTGGATAAAGATATGGCGCGCATCGACTGGTCGAAGTCGGAGCGTGAGATCGATTGCCTGATTCGTGGCCTGAATCCGTGGCCGGTCGCGTTGACCGAGCTCAGCGGCGCACGAATGAAGGTATTTGCAGCCGAGATGGAATCGGCAAAGGGCCGCCCCGGTGAAGTGCTGGAAGCGGACGCCAAAAAGGGATTGCTCGTTGCGTGCGGCGAAGGGGCGCTACGCCTGACCGAAATTCAGATGGTCGGCGGTAAGCGGATGCGTGCGCAAGACTATTTGCGGGGACATGCGATCGAAATAGGGACAGTTTTAGGGGTGTAA
- the def gene encoding peptide deformylase: MAIRNILTQGDEMLNKKCRVVTAFDDRLHTLLDDMKQTLTESGGVGLAAPQVGVLRRVVVLLDINQDPEEMIELVNPEVIEMNELEPTVEGCLSVPGKYGYVDRPTWAKIRAQDRFGNWFEREGEGIVAQCFCHETEHLDGHLFTEKVTEYVDMEQVNEE; encoded by the coding sequence ATGGCGATTCGAAACATACTAACCCAAGGGGATGAAATGCTCAATAAAAAATGTCGCGTGGTTACGGCATTCGACGACCGGCTGCACACCTTGCTGGACGATATGAAGCAGACGCTGACCGAATCGGGCGGTGTCGGCCTGGCAGCGCCGCAAGTAGGTGTTTTGCGTCGGGTGGTCGTTCTGTTGGACATCAACCAGGACCCCGAAGAAATGATCGAGCTGGTCAACCCCGAAGTCATTGAAATGAATGAACTGGAGCCTACGGTCGAAGGCTGTCTGTCTGTGCCGGGCAAATACGGCTATGTGGACCGGCCGACCTGGGCAAAGATCCGCGCACAGGACCGGTTTGGCAACTGGTTTGAGCGCGAGGGTGAGGGCATTGTCGCACAGTGCTTCTGTCACGAGACCGAGCATTTGGACGGCCATCTGTTCACCGAAAAGGTGACCGAATACGTGGATATGGAGCAGGTGAACGAGGAATGA
- the priA gene encoding replication restart helicase PriA, with protein MPDRICAVAVDAATFAIDKLYTYILPAALQEGAQVGCRVLVPFGRASKRAEGIILAFRDDASRERLKAVDAVLDDEPVLSAAQIRLAVWMRERLYCTFYDCIRVILPTGLWLKRNDTYTLCVEDANALEALKAEGFGRLLAAFEEQPSRTLDEIRQLLGGRTPAGQLDALCRRGILVYDSKITQRTQDKTEQMYHLALDPQEALARETRARRSAVRQDVIACLADGQAMSKQELQYMTGVSDGILRTMVKNSILETFAEERMRVPDYSDVSLEPPKSLTVAQQQVYEGLRAQLMQSQSSVALLHGVTGSGKTQIYLNLIDDVLAEGQSAIVLVPEIGLTPQFIRVFAQRFGGEVTVLHSALSAGERYDSWKKIRAGAARVVIGTRSAVFAPVKNLGLLVIDEEQDGAYQSDQSPRYHARDVARFIAHQQGALLLLGSATPSVESYYYAQQGRYALFHLPERFGSGGLPQVTIADMRGLSRKGLTGSIGPILREEIAHNLAQGEQTILFLNRRGNSRVIGCTMCGWVPECPSCSTTMTYHSVNGRAMCHYCGASIKVQEFCPSCGSAHLFLENPGTQRVEQELHELFPEARVLRMDADTTSTKNAHTQLLQTFGEGQADILLGTQMVTKGLDFERVTLVGVLDADQSLYAQDFRARERTFSLITQVVGRAGRREAQGRAIIQTFSPEHPVILTAARQDYAAFYEQELESRRAMQCPPIRELLLLSASGEQEQDVLAALLRLKTRLAGLMEGQFADFKYPVLGPAAASIVRIAGRYRYHLTIRCPDNKRRRQLIAGVMREFAADRRNRGVHLFANLNPDTM; from the coding sequence ATGCCCGATCGGATTTGCGCGGTTGCCGTGGATGCGGCGACATTCGCGATCGATAAATTATATACCTATATTTTGCCTGCTGCCTTGCAGGAAGGCGCGCAAGTTGGCTGCCGGGTGCTGGTACCGTTCGGGCGGGCCAGCAAACGGGCCGAAGGCATCATCCTGGCGTTTCGGGACGATGCGTCCCGGGAAAGACTGAAAGCCGTAGATGCCGTGCTCGATGACGAACCGGTACTCAGCGCGGCGCAGATTCGACTGGCCGTATGGATGCGGGAACGCCTGTATTGCACATTTTATGACTGTATCCGCGTCATCCTGCCCACAGGCTTGTGGCTCAAGCGAAACGATACCTACACACTGTGCGTGGAGGACGCAAATGCGCTGGAAGCGCTCAAGGCAGAAGGGTTTGGCCGGCTGCTGGCTGCCTTTGAGGAACAGCCGAGCCGGACGTTGGACGAAATCCGGCAGCTTTTGGGTGGGCGCACACCGGCAGGTCAGCTGGATGCGTTGTGCCGCCGCGGCATACTGGTATATGACAGCAAAATCACACAGCGGACGCAGGATAAAACCGAGCAGATGTACCACTTGGCGCTGGACCCGCAGGAAGCGCTGGCACGTGAAACACGAGCACGGCGCAGCGCGGTGCGACAGGATGTGATTGCCTGCTTGGCCGACGGACAGGCAATGAGCAAGCAGGAACTGCAATATATGACCGGCGTCTCGGACGGTATTTTGCGTACCATGGTCAAAAACAGTATTTTGGAGACCTTTGCCGAGGAGCGAATGCGTGTACCCGATTATTCGGATGTTTCCCTGGAGCCGCCCAAGTCTTTGACCGTAGCGCAGCAGCAGGTCTATGAGGGCTTGCGCGCGCAGCTGATGCAATCGCAGTCTTCGGTCGCTTTGCTGCACGGCGTTACGGGCAGCGGTAAGACGCAGATTTATTTAAACCTGATCGATGATGTGCTGGCAGAGGGCCAATCAGCCATTGTGCTGGTGCCGGAGATCGGATTGACCCCGCAGTTTATCCGGGTATTTGCCCAACGATTCGGCGGGGAAGTGACTGTGCTGCACTCGGCGCTCAGCGCCGGAGAGCGGTACGACAGCTGGAAAAAAATCCGTGCCGGCGCGGCGCGGGTAGTGATTGGCACTCGTTCGGCGGTGTTTGCCCCGGTCAAAAATCTTGGGCTTCTCGTCATTGACGAGGAACAGGACGGCGCGTATCAATCCGACCAGTCTCCGCGGTATCATGCACGCGATGTGGCGCGTTTTATCGCGCACCAGCAAGGGGCGCTGTTGCTGCTCGGTTCCGCTACCCCTTCGGTCGAAAGCTATTATTATGCACAGCAAGGGCGGTATGCTCTGTTTCACTTGCCTGAGCGTTTCGGTAGTGGCGGTTTGCCGCAGGTGACCATCGCCGACATGCGCGGTCTGTCACGCAAAGGGCTGACCGGTTCCATCGGTCCCATCCTGCGGGAGGAGATTGCCCACAATCTGGCGCAAGGGGAGCAAACCATTTTGTTCCTCAATCGCCGCGGCAACAGCCGGGTGATCGGTTGTACGATGTGCGGTTGGGTGCCGGAGTGTCCTTCGTGCTCGACGACCATGACGTATCATTCGGTCAATGGCCGGGCGATGTGTCACTATTGCGGCGCATCAATCAAAGTTCAGGAATTTTGTCCTTCCTGCGGCAGCGCCCATCTGTTTTTGGAAAACCCAGGAACCCAGCGGGTGGAGCAAGAACTGCACGAGTTGTTTCCAGAGGCACGTGTTTTGCGTATGGATGCCGATACGACATCCACCAAGAATGCCCACACCCAGCTTTTGCAAACCTTTGGGGAAGGGCAGGCCGATATCCTGCTGGGTACCCAGATGGTAACCAAAGGGTTGGATTTTGAACGGGTGACCCTGGTCGGGGTTCTGGATGCCGATCAGTCGCTGTATGCGCAGGACTTTCGCGCGCGGGAACGCACGTTTTCGCTGATTACCCAGGTCGTAGGCCGTGCCGGACGGCGCGAAGCGCAGGGGCGGGCGATTATCCAGACCTTCAGCCCGGAGCATCCGGTCATTCTGACCGCGGCCCGGCAGGATTATGCAGCCTTCTATGAGCAGGAACTGGAAAGTCGTCGGGCGATGCAATGTCCGCCCATCCGGGAACTGCTGCTGCTGTCAGCCAGCGGGGAACAAGAACAGGATGTGCTCGCTGCGCTGCTGCGGCTCAAGACCCGGCTGGCTGGCCTGATGGAAGGGCAGTTTGCTGATTTTAAATATCCGGTGCTTGGCCCCGCAGCGGCCAGCATCGTACGCATAGCCGGACGCTATCGGTATCATTTGACGATTCGCTGTCCGGACAACAAGCGGCGCCGGCAGTTGATTGCTGGCGTCATGCGAGAATTTGCCGCCGACCGGCGCAACCGGGGCGTGCATCTATTTGCCAACTTAAATCCGGACACTATGTAA